In Candidatus Hydrogenedentota bacterium, a genomic segment contains:
- a CDS encoding metal-sensitive transcriptional regulator: MKKNPEVTRKELLARLSKVEGQVRGVMKMIENERKCSDVLRQIAATDGALRAAAKIIVTQHMDLCLHDNFGVDDSGRKMLKEVLEAFGRFG, translated from the coding sequence ATGAAAAAAAATCCTGAAGTGACAAGAAAAGAGTTGCTCGCCAGACTAAGCAAGGTCGAAGGGCAGGTGCGAGGCGTCATGAAAATGATAGAAAATGAACGCAAATGCAGTGACGTGCTGCGGCAGATTGCCGCCACAGACGGCGCTCTACGCGCTGCGGCAAAAATCATCGTAACCCAGCACATGGATCTCTGCCTTCATGATAACTTTGGGGTTGACGATTCGGGAAGAAAAATGCTCAAGGAAGTATTAGAGGCATTCGGGCGTTTCGGATAA